A window from Nitrospira sp. ND1 encodes these proteins:
- a CDS encoding amidohydrolase family protein: MTIAIRQIRILDGLGHRIERGTLLIEGTRIQAVGPERDVRLPKGAQRIDGRGLTVLPGLIDCHVHFCLGAEADVVAAVEGESSSVTLLKAAELARRTLHAGFTTVRDVGFRDHAVFALKQAIESGLTPGPRILAAGLAICMPGGHARFIGREADGVEAVRAAVLDQLNAGAEVIKVIASGGVLTPGTSPDDAQMTVAELSAAVEVAVAHGRHVAAHAHGASGMKNALRAGVHSIEHATLMDDDAAEMMTQRHVYMVPTLSALATTAACPTGCGIPDSARSKARNMVKQHERSFRAALRRGVPIAMGTDAGTPFNYHGDNAQELERMVALGMTPMEAIMTSTSAAARLLGLIQDIGSIAAGKQADLLVVEGNPLRNIGVLLKRERIAGVMQRGRFVAGPLSGA; encoded by the coding sequence ATGACCATCGCCATCCGTCAAATCCGCATTCTGGACGGCCTCGGTCACCGGATTGAGCGAGGCACCCTCCTCATCGAGGGCACCCGCATCCAGGCCGTCGGGCCCGAACGGGATGTTCGGCTCCCCAAGGGCGCGCAACGAATCGACGGCCGCGGCCTGACCGTCCTTCCCGGCCTGATCGATTGCCACGTTCACTTTTGTTTGGGAGCGGAGGCGGATGTCGTGGCTGCGGTGGAGGGAGAATCTTCGTCCGTCACCCTGCTCAAAGCCGCCGAGCTGGCGCGCCGCACTCTCCACGCCGGGTTCACCACTGTCCGGGATGTGGGATTCAGGGACCATGCGGTGTTCGCCCTGAAACAGGCCATCGAGTCCGGACTGACGCCGGGGCCACGTATTCTTGCCGCCGGTCTCGCGATCTGCATGCCCGGCGGACATGCGCGCTTCATCGGCCGCGAAGCCGACGGAGTCGAGGCCGTCCGCGCAGCCGTCTTGGATCAACTCAATGCCGGCGCCGAAGTCATCAAAGTCATTGCCTCCGGCGGCGTGCTCACCCCCGGCACCTCTCCGGACGACGCGCAGATGACCGTGGCAGAACTGTCCGCTGCCGTCGAAGTGGCCGTCGCCCACGGGCGACATGTGGCCGCCCATGCCCACGGCGCATCCGGGATGAAGAACGCCCTCCGCGCGGGCGTCCACTCCATCGAACATGCCACCCTCATGGACGACGACGCGGCGGAGATGATGACCCAGCGCCACGTCTATATGGTACCTACGCTGTCGGCCCTCGCCACCACAGCGGCCTGCCCGACCGGCTGCGGCATTCCTGACAGCGCCCGCTCCAAGGCGAGGAACATGGTGAAACAGCACGAGAGAAGTTTCCGCGCCGCCCTCCGCCGGGGTGTTCCGATTGCCATGGGCACGGATGCCGGAACGCCGTTCAACTATCATGGGGACAATGCTCAGGAATTGGAACGGATGGTCGCACTGGGCATGACACCGATGGAAGCGATCATGACCAGCACCTCCGCCGCCGCGCGGTTACTGGGCCTGATTCAAGACATCGGATCCATCGCGGCGGGAAAACAGGCGGACCTGCTGGTCGTGGAAGGCAATCCTCTCAGAAATATCGGAGTACTGCTGAAACGAGAGCGGATTGCGGGAGTGATGCAACGCGGTCGGTTCGTCGCGGGTCCGCTCTCAGGAGCGTGA
- a CDS encoding MFS transporter, whose protein sequence is MAWAQGVTRYQWLVLFVAWLGWVFDAMDATIYAIVLHPALHELLQAGAAGGAVTDEQIGWYGGMVFSIFLIGWAIGGIGFGMAADYFGRTKTLIITILIYAVFTGLAAFAQEWWHLAIYRFLTALGIGGEWAAGAAIVAETWSEDKRARAAGILQSAWAAGFFLAAGFNLLLSDYGWRLLFLVGILPAFVALLVRWWVKEPERWVQAHEQEAQSVRNSFMHLAELFQPALRRNTWVGSTLAFVAVFGLWGATNWAPTLIRAMPDLQGQDAATLTRKVSYAIMALNAGSLFGYLGFGPLAERFGRLPVFGLMCLGSFIMLPATYFVPHSYAEVLLLLPLLGFFNNGIFSGFPIYLPELYPTRLRATGSGFCFNAGRVLASAAPFVTGWLVTLLGSFNNAASTIALIYLLGLAVLPFATETNGKPLPE, encoded by the coding sequence ATGGCGTGGGCACAAGGCGTCACGAGGTATCAATGGCTGGTCCTGTTCGTCGCCTGGCTGGGTTGGGTATTCGACGCCATGGACGCAACGATCTACGCGATCGTGCTGCATCCTGCCTTACATGAGCTTCTGCAAGCCGGGGCCGCCGGCGGAGCCGTCACGGACGAACAGATCGGGTGGTACGGCGGCATGGTGTTTTCTATTTTCCTGATCGGGTGGGCCATCGGAGGAATCGGCTTCGGGATGGCCGCGGACTATTTCGGCCGGACCAAGACGTTGATCATCACGATTTTGATATATGCCGTCTTCACCGGCCTCGCCGCGTTTGCTCAAGAATGGTGGCATCTGGCCATCTATCGCTTTCTGACCGCGCTTGGCATCGGCGGCGAATGGGCCGCCGGCGCGGCCATTGTGGCCGAGACCTGGTCTGAAGACAAACGTGCCCGGGCAGCCGGGATTCTACAGTCCGCATGGGCCGCCGGATTTTTCCTGGCCGCCGGCTTCAACCTGCTCCTGAGCGACTACGGATGGCGACTCCTCTTCCTCGTGGGCATCCTGCCCGCCTTTGTGGCCTTACTCGTCCGTTGGTGGGTGAAAGAACCGGAGCGATGGGTGCAGGCCCACGAACAGGAGGCACAATCCGTTCGCAACAGCTTCATGCACCTCGCCGAGTTGTTTCAACCGGCATTACGCCGCAACACCTGGGTCGGCTCAACCCTGGCGTTCGTGGCGGTCTTCGGCCTGTGGGGCGCGACCAATTGGGCCCCCACCTTGATCCGGGCCATGCCGGACCTCCAGGGGCAGGATGCCGCCACGCTGACACGGAAGGTCAGTTACGCGATCATGGCGCTCAATGCGGGCTCGTTGTTCGGGTATCTGGGATTCGGGCCGCTGGCCGAACGGTTCGGCCGCCTGCCCGTATTCGGCTTGATGTGCCTCGGCAGCTTCATCATGCTGCCGGCGACCTATTTTGTCCCGCACAGTTATGCAGAAGTGTTGTTATTACTCCCGCTGCTGGGATTCTTCAACAATGGCATTTTCAGCGGCTTTCCGATTTACTTGCCTGAGCTCTATCCGACACGACTCCGTGCAACCGGCTCAGGATTTTGCTTCAACGCAGGCCGCGTGCTCGCCTCGGCCGCGCCCTTCGTCACCGGGTGGCTCGTCACCCTGCTGGGATCGTTCAACAACGCGGCGAGCACCATCGCGCTGATCTATCTGTTGGGATTGGCCGTACTGCCCTTCGCGACCGAGACGAATGGAAAGCCGTTACCGGAGTGA
- the pxpB gene encoding 5-oxoprolinase subunit PxpB, translated as MKQPETALPRIVPLSESALTIEFGETIDPHTNESVLAFATAVERAGLPGILEVVPTYRSATVYFDPFRTDVSMMTGHFRALMTATNTPPPRAPTTHTIPVWYGGSAGPDLGDVAKRAALMPEQVAALHASVLYRVYMLGFSPGFPYLGTVPDRIATPRLPTPRKQVAAGSVGIAGTQTGIYPHASPGGWRIIGRTPVPLFSLTRPTPFLLAPGDQVQFVPIEETEFHALFENHT; from the coding sequence ATGAAACAACCTGAGACTGCGCTCCCGCGCATCGTGCCACTGAGTGAGTCCGCCCTGACCATTGAATTCGGGGAGACCATTGACCCGCACACGAATGAGTCGGTCCTGGCCTTCGCCACCGCCGTGGAACGGGCCGGGCTCCCGGGCATTCTGGAGGTGGTGCCGACCTACCGTTCCGCCACGGTCTATTTCGATCCGTTCCGTACCGATGTATCCATGATGACCGGGCATTTCCGTGCCTTGATGACGGCAACGAACACACCCCCGCCACGTGCCCCCACGACTCATACCATTCCCGTGTGGTATGGAGGTAGCGCAGGACCCGATCTGGGCGACGTGGCCAAACGAGCGGCACTCATGCCCGAGCAGGTGGCGGCCCTGCATGCTTCCGTGCTGTACCGCGTCTACATGCTGGGATTCAGCCCGGGCTTTCCCTATCTAGGGACCGTGCCGGATCGCATCGCGACGCCGCGACTCCCGACGCCTCGAAAACAAGTCGCAGCAGGATCGGTCGGAATCGCCGGCACACAAACCGGCATCTACCCGCATGCCAGCCCTGGCGGCTGGCGCATTATCGGTCGCACTCCGGTACCGCTGTTCAGCCTGACCAGACCCACGCCATTTTTGCTGGCACCGGGCGACCAGGTGCAATTCGTGCCGATCGAGGAAACAGAATTCCATGCGCTGTTCGAGAACCACACATGA
- a CDS encoding 5-oxoprolinase subunit PxpA, with protein MNKERSIDLNCDLGEAATPEQLDVEARIMPYVTSVNIACGVHAGDAALMRSTVQLARQHDLAIGAHPGLPDRDSGGRREQPLSRSLVQDLILSQVGELMAISQAEGLRLSHVKPHGALYNMSARDPALADAIAEAVAHIDPRLILVGLAGSELLVAGKARGLPVAAEGFADRAYQADGRLVPRGQEGALIHDESTVVSRTHSLIHDDTIAAIDGSSLHLHIDTLCVHADTPGAVRLAHALRTMFDDGGISAVRIDHAS; from the coding sequence ATGAACAAGGAACGTAGCATCGACCTCAATTGCGACCTGGGAGAAGCCGCGACACCGGAGCAACTGGATGTGGAAGCCCGGATCATGCCCTACGTCACATCGGTGAATATCGCGTGCGGGGTGCATGCAGGCGATGCGGCCTTAATGCGAAGCACCGTGCAGCTGGCTCGACAGCATGATCTGGCGATCGGAGCGCACCCCGGATTGCCGGATCGGGACTCCGGCGGCCGCCGTGAACAACCGCTCTCCCGTTCGCTCGTACAGGACTTGATCCTGTCCCAAGTGGGTGAGCTGATGGCCATCAGTCAGGCCGAAGGTCTTCGGCTCTCGCATGTGAAACCACACGGGGCGCTCTACAACATGTCTGCTCGCGACCCCGCGCTGGCCGACGCCATCGCCGAAGCGGTCGCACACATTGATCCGCGATTGATCCTCGTGGGATTGGCCGGATCGGAGCTCCTCGTCGCCGGCAAGGCCCGCGGGCTCCCGGTTGCCGCCGAAGGATTTGCCGATCGAGCCTATCAGGCCGACGGCCGTTTAGTACCTCGAGGGCAGGAAGGCGCGCTCATCCACGATGAATCGACCGTGGTCTCGCGCACACACTCGCTGATTCACGACGACACCATCGCGGCCATCGACGGTTCCTCGCTTCATCTACATATCGACACGCTTTGTGTCCACGCCGACACTCCTGGCGCGGTCCGACTGGCTCATGCGCTACGGACGATGTTCGACGATGGAGGGATTTCCGCAGTCCGTATCGATCATGCCTCTTAA
- a CDS encoding biotin-dependent carboxyltransferase family protein produces MPLKQPTIHVVRPGLFTTIQDLGRFGYQRFGVSVSGAMDPWALTVGNRLLGNPDRAAGLEVTIQGPELLFEDALSIVITGADLSPTSNGVALPMWTVVRIPAGSRLEFGIRRQGTRAYLTVAGGIDGPLMLGSRSTHVRSGLGGVAGRALRKWDRLDVGPARAAGKPCVGRALPEAQRPRYQSTATIRVIPGPQADRFTDDALERLASQPYRLASESDRMGYRLQGLALPHRTSADIVSDAVSAGNIQVPADRQPILLMADCQTTGGYAKLATMIAADRALAAQLSPGDRLSFVVVTHQTASTLLRSAHAELDRLLPPHRA; encoded by the coding sequence ATGCCTCTTAAGCAGCCGACCATCCACGTCGTACGTCCCGGACTCTTCACGACCATTCAGGATCTCGGTCGTTTTGGATACCAACGGTTCGGCGTGTCGGTGAGCGGCGCGATGGATCCCTGGGCGCTCACGGTCGGGAACCGTCTCCTCGGCAATCCCGACCGGGCCGCCGGCCTGGAGGTCACCATCCAAGGACCGGAACTGTTGTTCGAGGACGCACTCTCCATCGTCATCACCGGGGCAGACCTCTCTCCCACCAGCAACGGCGTCGCACTGCCCATGTGGACCGTCGTCCGCATACCCGCTGGGAGTCGCCTTGAGTTTGGAATACGCCGACAAGGCACTCGTGCCTACCTCACCGTGGCCGGCGGCATCGACGGGCCTTTGATGCTCGGCAGCCGATCGACCCATGTGCGCAGTGGATTGGGAGGCGTCGCAGGCCGCGCGCTGAGGAAGTGGGATCGACTCGATGTCGGACCGGCACGAGCTGCAGGCAAACCATGCGTAGGACGAGCACTGCCTGAGGCACAACGCCCCCGGTATCAATCCACCGCCACGATACGGGTGATACCGGGGCCACAGGCCGATCGTTTCACGGACGATGCGCTGGAGAGACTCGCGAGCCAACCGTACCGACTCGCCTCCGAATCAGACCGGATGGGCTATCGGTTACAAGGATTGGCGTTGCCGCATCGCACCTCGGCCGACATCGTGTCCGATGCCGTGAGTGCCGGGAACATTCAAGTGCCGGCGGATCGACAGCCGATTCTACTCATGGCCGACTGCCAGACGACGGGGGGGTATGCCAAACTCGCGACGATGATCGCGGCCGATCGCGCTCTCGCGGCTCAACTATCGCCGGGAGACAGACTCTCGTTCGTAGTGGTCACGCACCAGACAGCATCGACACTGCTTCGGTCGGCTCACGCCGAACTTGACCGGCTCTTGCCGCCGCACCGTGCTTGA